CCGGCCCACTCCTGCTGTGGCCGGGGGGCTCTCACCtgggggaggaggcggcgggtGGCCCGGTGCTCCCCCATCTTCCCCACGCCGTCCTGGTCGTCCTCCCCTCGGGCCGGGGGGTCCCTGGTGGGGCGAGAGCACAGCCGGGGTGGGGGCGAGCCCCGTGCGGGTGAGGGAATGGCACAGAGGGAGCCGCACACCCACCTGCGGGCGGGCAGGCGGCCGCGGGCTGTCCGGGGGCTGGGGTCGGCCATCGGGGAGcgggtggcagggagcagcggggagcGCTCGGCAGCGGCACGCAGGAGCCAGCGCAGCCCCTGCAGGGTgctgcgggccgggccggcggccGCACACGGctcctggggatggggggggggggctcggtcAGCCCCCGCAACCCCCCGGTGCCTGGCAAGGGGAGCAGGGTCGGGCAGCCCGCCTGCAACTCACGATGCGGCAGGGCGAGCGGTTCTCGTTGACCAGCCGCTCCAGCGCCAGGCGCTCGATCAGCTCGCAGGGCAGCAGGGCGGCCGCCACGTCCTGCTTGTTCGCCAGCCTGGGGCatggggagagggcagggggtCACCCCAGGCACCCCGCTGTACCGTATGGGGAAGACCGGCTGCTTTCTCCCAGTTTGGCTGTGGTTAGGTGAAGCATTGCCCCGAGCCGTGCCCGATGCCGGAGCCCCTCTCCAGGTGCTCTCAGCACCCCCGCACTGCAGGGGTCCCCATGTGCTGGCACCCGCTGGGTACCACATCCCCACGGCAGCCTTGCTGCActgcccgcagccccagccacaGGCTCCCACTGCTCGCCCCAACCCCAAACCCCGCGGATCACAGCCGGCAGACTCAGCCTTACAGTAAGAGGGGCTTTCCAGAGACATCAGGGTGACTCAGGACGCGGCTCAGAGCCTTGCGGGCCTCCTCCATCCGCGCCAGGTCACCGGAGTCCAGCACGAAGAGGAGCCCGTGGGCCGTGCCGTAGTGGCTGCGCCAGGCGCTGCGGAAGCGCTGGCCCCCGGGCAGGTCCACCAGCGTCACCTCGAACCTGTCCACCCGCAGGCGGGTCTGGCCGGGCTGTGCCGTGGGCAGCACCTCGCAGGCCAGGGCTGTGcgtggggagagggaagaggccAGATGTGGGAGCATCCCCACCACGCTCATCCTCTTCCCCGggccccatccctgctcccacTCGCAAGGATACTCAGAGCACAGCCAGCACCCCGTGCCCCAGGCCAGCAGCTtcacttctgtatttcaaagcCCAGTTTTCCTCGCTGGTGCAAGACCGGTATAGCCCAGCCATGAGAGATTTGTGGGGCAGAGCCCCCGGCAGTGATCCTGCTGGGATCCTGGGGACTGTATCACCCGCTGCAGCCCGCAGGCACACTGGGTGCGAGGGAGCatgcccccccgccgccccgccacGCTCCTTGTGGGACCCCCCAGCAGAAGTCACCTTCCTCACCTCTCCCTATGTCCATGATGACAGAGCTCTTCCCCGCGTTGTCCAGCCCCACGACGAGGAGGGTCACCTTCCTGGGGGGCAACAACAAGGGGTGAGCAGCCCGCAGGCACGCTGTGCCCCACACGGCTCTGAG
The Cygnus atratus isolate AKBS03 ecotype Queensland, Australia unplaced genomic scaffold, CAtr_DNAZoo_HiC_assembly HiC_scaffold_120, whole genome shotgun sequence DNA segment above includes these coding regions:
- the LOC126913664 gene encoding ADP-ribosylation factor-like protein 13B, which translates into the protein MSVVGMLPHLASSLSPRTALACEVLPTAQPGQTRLRVDRFEVTLVDLPGGQRFRSAWRSHYGTAHGLLFVLDSGDLARMEEARKALSRVLSHPDVSGKPLLLLANKQDVAAALLPCELIERLALERLVNENRSPCRIEPCAAAGPARSTLQGLRWLLRAAAERSPLLPATRSPMADPSPRTARGRLPARRDPPARGEDDQDGVGKMGEHRATRRLLPQEESAKGPGRRKRKVKVRKKGPGQPSLAEEPDRAGGGGDSRASSAVGLLAPNRVGQEEPLPPGMAAPHPAQGMKKKKKKKIKNKIKSQEPAAEQQREEVSSTFDLYRRAMLALKIRQEQRKQPSAIAP